The DNA segment TAATCTTGGCCAAAAACTTATATAGCTTTCTTTTTGTTAAGTTTGAATCAATCTGGTAGGACGGGTATTAGTCCTGATTTTTTCAGCCCACAAGGGGCAAGGCGGGATATTTCTCATATCCCCTGCACCCTGCACGCCGCTCCCTGTCTGTTCAGTATGCCCCGTTATTTTTGGGCAGAATCACCACATCAATTGTTTGAAATATTATCCATAAATCAAGCCAAAAGTTCCTAAATTTGACATAATGCAGGTCTATTTGGACTCTTCGTGGATAAGGAATGTCATTCCGTCCAGAAACTTGCCATAATCCAGTAATGCCTGGACGGATGGTTAAAATATGGTCAATGTGACAACCATATTTGGGAAGTTCTAACTCTACTAAGGGGCGGGGTCCAACAACACTCATGTCTCCTTTGAGAACGTTCCAGAACTGAGGAAATTCGTCCAAGCTGGTAATTCGCAAAAACTGACCAATTTTGGTAATCCGGGGGTCTTGTTTGAGCTTAAAACTGCGCTCAAATTCTTGTCGCAGCTGGGGCGACGTTTCCATCATTTGCATGAGCATTTCGTCTGCATTGCTCACCATTGTGCGGAATTTAATACAATTGAAAGTCTTGAAATTTTTACCTACCCGTTTCTGGACATAAAAAATTGGCCCTTCTGAACTCAAAGCAATCAGCAAGGACAAAATTAAATAGCCGGGGAAGAATAAAATCAATACCAGCAGAGAAAAAACTATATCAAATAGTCGTTTAGCGAACTCTCCGTTTAAACCCTGAACAGACAAACCTCTGGGTTTTAGCTTAGGCGTTTTCGTTTTTTGGCCGCGTCTTAAAAAAGTACGCGTAGACGCGCTAGTATCTTGCCGTTGGACTTTGCCATTCTTGAAGGGTAGGTATCGCTTACCGGAGAGGAGTGAGCTCTGGGCAGTCATCGTACTCCTTAATAATCCACACCACACATAGTCCCAATCTTAAGCCAAAATGAAATGCTTCTGGGGATATATTGCCAAAAGCGCACAAAATAAGGAATTAAATTTGGCTGTTCACTTTGAAGATGTTTTTTCTTGGTTGCATTGGTCGATAAATGCTAGATAGCGCTGGGCAAAAACTGGCAATGAAAACTGGGAAGCGTGCGATCGCATATACTCAAGATTGAAAGAACTTTGATAAATTTCAAATTTTTCTACTGCCTCAATGAGGGCTGCTTCTGTTTGTGTTCTAAACAGTATACCCGTTGCTGTATCCATATAAGAGCGCAAATCGCGGACTGTTTCTAAAGCACCTCCTGCACCATAGGCAATTACTGGAGTTCCACAGGCTTGTGCTTCGACTAAGGCAATGCCAAAATCTTCACAAGCTGCATAAACAAATGCCTTAGCTCTGGCCATATATTTTTTTACCACATCATTAGGTTGCCATCCCATTATTTGGATATTAGAGTTAGCCAGCTCACGAATTTTTGTCATCTCCGGTCCTGTACCAATAATTACTAATGGTAATTTTAATTGATTAAAAGCTTTGACAATTAAGGATACATACTTATAACTCACTAACCGGGACACTACAAGATAAAAATCTTCTTTCTGATCACAAAAAGGCCAATTATCAATATCCACTGGGGGATAAATAACTGTTGCTTCTCGGCGATAGCAACGCCAAATGCGACGAGCTGTGTGCTGGGAATTAGCGATGAAGTAATCAACGCGGTTGGCACTCAATACATCCCATTGGCGTAAACGATGCAATAAGTACCGAGTTACCCAGCCAGCGGAACCCTTTCCCAACTTGCTTTGGTGCAGATAATCAAAAGTTAAGTCCCAAGCATAACGCATGGGGCTATGGCAGTAACAAATATGCAACTGATCGGGAGTTGTCAAAATTCCTTTAGCCACAGCGTGGGATGAGGATAGAATTACGTCATATTGACGTAAGTCCAATTGTTCAATAGCCAATGGTAACAAAGGCAAATATTTTTGTACACCATTACGGGCATAAGGCAGGTGCTGGAGGAAGGTTGTGCCAATCTGACGTTTGTATAAATAACTTTCAGAATTGCTGGATTCAAAATCAATGAGGGCATATAAATTGGCATCAATTTGATTGAGAATTTCCTGCACAACTAGTTCCGAACCGCCTGTGGCTTTCGGTGTTAGCCACTCATGAACCAAAGCGTATTTCAAGGACACAGGTAACTTTAATAGATAAAAAAAACTTTGTAATTTACGGGGTTAACTCAAAAGTTTTTTTTGTGAACGAGAAATGGGAACTGCCCCAGATTGAGGCTAAGACGTAATTTTCTCCCAAGAGTTTCCATATGGATGCCCCAACCTGATAACCTCAAGTTGGGGCGTGGGGATGGAAAATCTCTAGCCTTTACTCCTGACTCTCTTGACAACACGTAAAAATTAAAAACAGGGAATTTATGCGAATTTTGATCATGGGTGGTACTAGATTCATTGGTGTTTACCTAACTCAACTGCTGGTTGAACAAGGGCATGAAGTGGTACTGTTCAATCGTGGTAATCGTCCTATACCTTCTTTGCCGGGAGTAGGACAAATTATAGGCGATCGCACTGACTCTTCCCAACTAAAAGAAAAATTATCATCAGAAAAATTTGATGTCATTTTTGACAATAACGGTCGCGAACTTATTGATACTCAACCATTAGCGGAAA comes from the Nodularia sp. NIES-3585 genome and includes:
- a CDS encoding sugar transferase, whose protein sequence is MTAQSSLLSGKRYLPFKNGKVQRQDTSASTRTFLRRGQKTKTPKLKPRGLSVQGLNGEFAKRLFDIVFSLLVLILFFPGYLILSLLIALSSEGPIFYVQKRVGKNFKTFNCIKFRTMVSNADEMLMQMMETSPQLRQEFERSFKLKQDPRITKIGQFLRITSLDEFPQFWNVLKGDMSVVGPRPLVELELPKYGCHIDHILTIRPGITGLWQVSGRNDIPYPRRVQIDLHYVKFRNFWLDLWIIFQTIDVVILPKNNGAY
- a CDS encoding glycosyltransferase, translated to MSLKYALVHEWLTPKATGGSELVVQEILNQIDANLYALIDFESSNSESYLYKRQIGTTFLQHLPYARNGVQKYLPLLPLAIEQLDLRQYDVILSSSHAVAKGILTTPDQLHICYCHSPMRYAWDLTFDYLHQSKLGKGSAGWVTRYLLHRLRQWDVLSANRVDYFIANSQHTARRIWRCYRREATVIYPPVDIDNWPFCDQKEDFYLVVSRLVSYKYVSLIVKAFNQLKLPLVIIGTGPEMTKIRELANSNIQIMGWQPNDVVKKYMARAKAFVYAACEDFGIALVEAQACGTPVIAYGAGGALETVRDLRSYMDTATGILFRTQTEAALIEAVEKFEIYQSSFNLEYMRSHASQFSLPVFAQRYLAFIDQCNQEKTSSK